In the Leptolyngbya sp. 'hensonii' genome, one interval contains:
- a CDS encoding FTR1 family protein, with product MHFSVASTMDISAALPVFVITLREGVEATLVVGIVLAYLNQAQQSRLNPWVFSGVSGGLVASALVGLLFTLLIREVGTASQTYAPVVKPLLEAVFSLVAIALLSWMLIWMTQQARLLKAQVEGVVQATIAQESGAGWGIFGLIFFAVLREGFETVVFLAAQFQAGLVPVLGAIAGILCAIGFGILLFTLGVKINLRQFFQIMGVLLLLIVGGLVISCLGHFDLALLRLTRLQADFGGLCRYFNTSVGIPACNLGPQIWDGTHLLPDDRFPGLIIHTLFGYTDTLYLVQAVGYLLFLVTVGGAYFRSLQAPPIPTTSPAPTGQD from the coding sequence ATGCATTTCTCAGTCGCCTCAACTATGGATATCAGTGCAGCACTGCCGGTCTTCGTGATTACCCTGCGGGAGGGAGTGGAAGCAACCCTCGTGGTCGGAATTGTGCTGGCCTACCTGAATCAGGCTCAACAGAGTCGCCTGAATCCCTGGGTGTTCTCTGGTGTGAGTGGGGGGCTAGTGGCCAGTGCCCTGGTCGGGCTGCTCTTCACCCTGTTGATTCGGGAGGTTGGAACGGCCAGTCAGACCTACGCCCCCGTGGTCAAGCCTTTACTGGAGGCCGTATTCAGTCTGGTGGCGATCGCCCTTCTGAGCTGGATGCTGATTTGGATGACGCAGCAGGCCCGCCTCCTCAAGGCTCAGGTGGAAGGGGTGGTGCAGGCGACGATCGCCCAGGAATCTGGGGCCGGTTGGGGGATTTTCGGCCTCATCTTCTTTGCCGTCTTGCGGGAAGGATTTGAGACCGTGGTGTTCCTGGCCGCTCAGTTTCAAGCAGGGCTGGTTCCAGTGTTGGGAGCCATCGCAGGCATTCTCTGTGCGATCGGATTTGGGATTCTGCTCTTCACTCTAGGGGTCAAAATCAATCTCCGCCAGTTTTTCCAGATTATGGGCGTTCTGCTCTTGCTGATTGTTGGCGGGTTGGTGATTTCCTGTTTGGGGCATTTTGACCTGGCCCTACTGCGTCTGACACGGCTCCAGGCTGATTTTGGGGGACTCTGCCGTTACTTCAATACTTCCGTGGGAATTCCAGCCTGTAACCTGGGACCGCAGATCTGGGATGGAACACACCTGTTGCCGGACGATCGCTTTCCTGGCCTCATCATCCACACCCTGTTCGGCTACACCGATACCCTTTACCTCGTCCAGGCGGTGGGCTATCTTCTGTTCCTGGTGACAGTTGGGGGAGCCTATTTCCGTAGCTTGCAGGCTCCACCTATCCCAACTACAAGCCCTGCACCAACTGGACAAGATTGA
- a CDS encoding Uma2 family endonuclease — MITQTQKKNYTIEEYLDLELAAETRSEYCNGEIIPMTGGTPDHNDIASNLVAALKMALRGKPYRVFILDQRLWIPTINLYTYPDVMVVTKPLELQIGRKDTIVNPCFIAEVLSKSTQNYDRSEKFIAYRTIPNFQEYLLIDQYRIHVEHYVKTAAHQWLFSEYDDPTITLALSTVEFQVQIADLYDNIDFLEASSEMTEK; from the coding sequence ATGATTACTCAAACCCAGAAAAAAAATTACACCATTGAAGAGTATCTAGACCTCGAACTTGCAGCGGAAACCCGCAGTGAATACTGCAATGGAGAAATTATTCCGATGACGGGTGGCACGCCTGACCACAATGACATTGCCAGTAACCTTGTAGCTGCCCTGAAAATGGCGTTAAGAGGGAAGCCCTATCGGGTGTTCATTCTCGATCAACGTCTTTGGATTCCAACCATTAATTTGTATACGTATCCTGACGTCATGGTGGTGACCAAGCCCCTAGAACTCCAAATTGGACGCAAAGATACCATTGTCAATCCTTGCTTCATTGCTGAAGTCTTGTCTAAATCAACCCAAAACTACGATCGTAGTGAGAAATTCATTGCCTATCGCACGATTCCTAATTTCCAGGAATATCTCCTCATTGATCAATATCGTATTCACGTTGAGCATTATGTCAAAACTGCTGCTCATCAATGGCTGTTTTCAGAATACGACGACCCAACGATCACACTTGCTCTCAGCACTGTTGAGTTTCAAGTTCAAATTGCAGACCTCTACGACAATATTGACTTTCTAGAAGCTAGCAGTGAAATGACTGAAAAATGA
- a CDS encoding esterase-like activity of phytase family protein: MNSIEIPGNATDLSGQPAGTNTNQLSIGSDLYYDRANNVYYGLADRGPGGGVISYDTRVHKFSLDVDLNTGAISGFKLLDTILFKDANGNSFNGLNPGLLNGNPATLGNSFDPEGFVVAPNGNFYVSDEYGPSVYEFTPQGVFVRAFTTPANLISKKADSTVDYVAGRPTITTGRQDNRGFEGVTLSPDGKKLYAMLQDPLVNEGAQNDGRRSQNLRIVEFDTATGQSTAQYIYQLESRDDINARIPGTANDFSATAQGRNIGISAIVALSDTEFLILERDNRGLGVDPSVATLPVGSKRVYKIDITGATDVSGISLAGSNSLPNGVVPVKKSAAPFIDIAQALLAAGETIPEKIEGLAIGPQLNDGTHAIILATDNDFSVTQNSSNEQFYVCTDGKTFEEVPLNTACPAGLSLVPSFLYSFKANIPEPATVAGLALLGLGGLLVKRQKSEG, translated from the coding sequence GTGAACTCGATTGAGATTCCTGGAAATGCCACGGATTTGTCGGGTCAGCCTGCTGGAACGAACACGAACCAGCTCAGTATTGGTTCGGATTTGTACTACGATCGCGCCAACAATGTGTACTACGGTCTGGCCGATCGGGGGCCGGGGGGCGGCGTGATCTCCTACGATACTCGGGTACACAAGTTTTCTCTTGATGTGGATCTGAACACGGGTGCCATCAGTGGCTTCAAGCTGCTGGATACCATTCTGTTCAAAGATGCCAATGGCAACAGCTTCAATGGCCTCAATCCTGGTTTGCTCAATGGCAATCCTGCTACCCTCGGCAACAGTTTTGACCCGGAAGGTTTCGTGGTTGCTCCCAACGGCAACTTCTATGTATCTGACGAATACGGTCCTTCAGTGTACGAGTTCACACCCCAGGGTGTTTTCGTGCGGGCTTTTACAACTCCCGCGAACTTGATTTCCAAAAAGGCAGATTCTACTGTGGATTACGTTGCCGGTCGTCCCACGATCACGACAGGTCGTCAAGACAACCGGGGCTTTGAGGGTGTCACCCTGAGCCCAGATGGCAAGAAGCTGTATGCCATGCTGCAGGATCCCCTGGTGAATGAAGGGGCTCAAAACGACGGTCGTCGCAGTCAGAATCTGAGAATTGTCGAATTCGATACTGCCACGGGTCAGAGTACAGCTCAGTATATTTATCAGCTTGAGAGCCGGGACGATATCAACGCTCGTATTCCTGGCACTGCGAATGACTTCAGTGCAACAGCTCAAGGGCGTAATATTGGGATCAGCGCGATCGTGGCCCTGAGCGATACTGAGTTCCTGATTCTGGAGCGGGATAACCGGGGTCTTGGGGTCGATCCATCAGTAGCCACCCTGCCGGTTGGCTCCAAGCGAGTCTACAAGATTGACATCACGGGGGCCACGGATGTTAGTGGGATCAGTCTGGCCGGGTCCAACAGCCTGCCCAATGGGGTTGTGCCTGTGAAGAAGTCGGCGGCCCCCTTCATCGACATTGCTCAGGCGCTTCTGGCGGCTGGAGAGACCATTCCGGAGAAGATTGAAGGTCTCGCGATCGGTCCCCAGTTGAATGATGGCACCCACGCGATTATCCTGGCTACGGATAACGACTTCAGTGTGACCCAGAATTCCAGCAATGAGCAGTTCTATGTCTGTACTGATGGGAAGACTTTCGAAGAAGTGCCCCTGAATACAGCCTGTCCGGCTGGACTCTCCTTAGTTCCCTCCTTCCTGTATTCCTTCAAGGCCAACATTCCAGAACCCGCCACTGTGGCTGGTCTGGCTCTGCTGGGTCTGGGCGGTTTGCTAGTGAAGCGGCAGAAGAGTGAAGGCTAA
- the pruA gene encoding L-glutamate gamma-semialdehyde dehydrogenase has translation MFDPPYESATQAIARQLLAATRENRSFLAQMRDQMRWDDKLLGWAMSNPGLRVQLFRFIDCLPALRSKAEIARHLQEYLGEESVELPPTLKTLLNFAHPDSMPGQIAATTVSTAVETLAHKYISGERISQVIKTIERLRKERMAFTVDLLGEAVITETEAQMYLDRYLELITWLTEAAKSWSQVEAIDRADGEVLPQVQISVKLTAFYSQFDPLDVQGSRERVTEKIRVLLRRAQALGAAVHFDMEQYMFKDLTLAILKDLLLEEEFRTRSDIGVTLQAYLRDSQPDLQGLITWAKQRGTPVTVRLVKGAYWDQETIKSAQKDWPQPVYAQKSSTDANFEAMTRLLLENHEYLYAAIGSHNVRTQAHAIAIAESLQVPRRRIELQVLYGMADKLAKALVDRGYRVRVYCPYGELIPGMAYLIRRLLENTANSSFLRQNLEERPVEELLAAPVMADGEAQKQSLVPIELPFHNVPDMDYANAQQRDRALKAIQSIRQQLGKTYWPLVNGAPMPTLETIDSVNPSNPAEVIGKVGLLSVEQAEQAVQAAKAAFPGWKNTPATQRAAILRQAATLMLQRRDELAAWIVLETGKPLNEANGEVSEAIDFCRYYADEMERLDQGVAYDFPGETNHYRYQPRGICVVISPWNFPLAIPTGMAVAALVAGNCTLLKPAETSSVITAKLTEILVEAGMPQGVFQHVPGRGSVVGAYLVKHRDVHMITFTGSQEVGCRIYADAALLQPGQKHLKRVVAEMGGKNAIIIDESADLDQAVQGVVHSAFGYSGQKCSACSRVVVLASVYEVFLNRLIEAARSLNVGPADAPGTGMGPVIDAEAQERIRAYIEQGRTEAEVALEMPASAIGYFVGPVIFANVLPTAKLAQEEIFGPVLAVMKAQTFDQALTIANGTPYALTGGLYSRTPSHIEKAQAEFEVGNLYINRGITGAIVARQPFGGFKLSGVGSKAGGPDYLLQFLEPRVVTENIQRQGFAPIAGAD, from the coding sequence GTGTTTGATCCCCCCTATGAATCCGCGACTCAAGCGATCGCCCGCCAACTGCTCGCCGCAACCCGTGAGAACCGCTCTTTCCTCGCTCAAATGCGGGACCAGATGCGCTGGGACGATAAGCTCCTGGGCTGGGCCATGAGCAATCCCGGTTTGCGGGTGCAATTGTTTCGCTTCATTGACTGCTTGCCTGCTCTCCGCAGTAAAGCTGAGATTGCCCGTCACCTGCAGGAATATCTGGGGGAGGAGTCGGTTGAACTCCCCCCTACTTTAAAAACCCTGCTTAACTTCGCCCATCCGGATTCAATGCCGGGGCAGATTGCCGCCACAACGGTTTCAACTGCCGTGGAAACCCTGGCCCATAAGTATATTTCCGGCGAACGTATTTCCCAGGTGATTAAGACCATTGAACGCCTACGGAAGGAGCGCATGGCTTTTACCGTAGATTTACTGGGTGAAGCGGTGATTACAGAAACCGAAGCCCAGATGTATCTGGACCGCTATCTGGAATTGATCACCTGGCTGACTGAGGCGGCAAAATCCTGGTCGCAAGTGGAGGCGATCGACCGGGCTGATGGGGAAGTCCTGCCCCAAGTGCAGATTTCTGTGAAGCTGACGGCTTTCTATTCCCAGTTTGATCCTCTGGATGTGCAGGGCAGCCGGGAGCGGGTGACAGAAAAAATTCGGGTGTTGCTGCGACGAGCGCAAGCCTTGGGGGCAGCAGTTCACTTTGACATGGAGCAGTACATGTTCAAAGACCTGACTCTGGCAATTCTGAAGGATCTGTTGCTGGAGGAGGAGTTCAGAACCCGATCGGATATCGGGGTGACGCTGCAGGCTTACCTGCGGGATAGTCAGCCGGATCTGCAAGGGCTGATTACCTGGGCTAAACAACGGGGGACGCCTGTGACCGTGCGCCTGGTGAAGGGGGCCTACTGGGACCAGGAGACGATTAAATCGGCCCAGAAGGATTGGCCTCAGCCGGTTTATGCCCAGAAGTCTTCGACCGATGCCAACTTTGAAGCCATGACCCGGCTCCTGCTAGAGAACCACGAGTATTTGTATGCAGCGATCGGGAGCCATAATGTTCGGACTCAGGCCCATGCGATCGCCATTGCCGAAAGTCTCCAGGTGCCGCGCCGCCGAATTGAGTTGCAGGTACTTTATGGCATGGCGGATAAGCTGGCCAAAGCCCTGGTCGATCGGGGCTACCGGGTGCGGGTCTACTGTCCCTACGGGGAGCTGATCCCTGGCATGGCCTACCTGATCCGACGCTTATTGGAAAATACGGCCAACAGCTCTTTCCTGCGCCAGAATCTGGAGGAACGCCCAGTGGAGGAGTTACTGGCGGCTCCAGTGATGGCTGATGGGGAGGCCCAGAAACAGTCTCTCGTTCCGATTGAACTTCCTTTCCATAATGTTCCAGATATGGACTACGCCAATGCCCAGCAGCGCGATCGCGCCCTCAAAGCCATTCAATCCATCCGGCAGCAGTTGGGCAAAACCTACTGGCCCCTGGTCAATGGGGCACCGATGCCAACTCTGGAGACGATCGATTCGGTGAATCCCTCTAATCCCGCTGAAGTGATTGGCAAGGTGGGTTTGCTCTCAGTGGAACAGGCCGAACAGGCAGTGCAGGCGGCAAAAGCAGCCTTTCCGGGTTGGAAGAACACCCCGGCGACCCAGCGGGCTGCCATCCTGCGTCAGGCTGCGACCTTGATGCTGCAGCGGCGGGATGAGCTGGCGGCCTGGATTGTGCTGGAGACAGGGAAGCCCCTGAATGAGGCCAATGGGGAAGTCTCAGAGGCGATCGACTTCTGCCGCTACTACGCCGATGAGATGGAACGGCTGGATCAGGGGGTGGCCTATGACTTCCCTGGCGAAACCAACCACTACCGCTACCAGCCTCGCGGGATTTGTGTGGTGATCTCTCCCTGGAACTTCCCGCTGGCAATTCCGACGGGAATGGCAGTAGCGGCTCTGGTGGCCGGAAACTGTACCCTCCTGAAACCAGCAGAAACCTCTTCGGTGATTACGGCCAAACTAACGGAGATTCTGGTGGAGGCAGGGATGCCCCAGGGGGTGTTCCAGCATGTACCCGGTCGGGGGTCGGTGGTGGGGGCTTACCTGGTAAAGCACCGGGATGTGCACATGATTACCTTCACGGGTTCCCAGGAAGTGGGATGTCGGATCTATGCCGATGCCGCCCTGCTCCAACCTGGCCAGAAGCACCTGAAGCGGGTTGTGGCAGAAATGGGGGGTAAGAATGCCATCATCATTGACGAAAGTGCAGACCTGGATCAGGCAGTTCAGGGGGTCGTGCATTCCGCCTTTGGCTACAGCGGCCAGAAGTGCTCGGCCTGTTCTCGAGTGGTGGTGCTGGCGTCCGTTTATGAGGTGTTTCTGAATCGGTTGATTGAAGCGGCCCGATCGTTGAATGTGGGTCCTGCCGATGCGCCAGGTACGGGGATGGGTCCCGTGATCGATGCCGAGGCTCAGGAGCGTATCCGGGCTTATATCGAACAGGGCCGCACAGAGGCTGAAGTGGCCCTGGAAATGCCTGCATCGGCGATCGGCTATTTTGTTGGTCCTGTGATCTTTGCCAATGTCTTGCCTACTGCCAAGCTTGCCCAGGAAGAAATCTTCGGTCCGGTACTGGCGGTGATGAAGGCCCAGACCTTTGATCAGGCCCTGACGATCGCAAATGGCACCCCCTACGCCCTGACCGGCGGACTCTACTCCCGCACCCCGTCCCATATTGAAAAAGCTCAGGCAGAGTTTGAGGTGGGCAATCTGTACATCAATCGGGGGATCACAGGGGCGATCGTGGCCCGCCAGCCCTTCGGAGGCTTCAAACTCTCTGGGGTTGGGTCTAAGGCAGGTGGCCCGGACTACCTGTTGCAGTTCCTGGAACCCCGGGTGGTGACGGAGAACATTCAGCGCCAGGGTTTTGCCCCGATCGCGGGTGCAGACTAA
- a CDS encoding DUF29 domain-containing protein produces the protein MQPQSLAQNQSTLYERDFYAWCQQQSNLLKSRQWQLLDTKNLIEEIESLGKQQKQELRNRLGLLIGHLLKWQYQPQKQGNSWKATIREQRRQIRLLLEDNPSLQPYLQEALDQAYSSGIDLAIQETNLDEDTFPETCPYALEQIFDAQFLPEVL, from the coding sequence ATGCAGCCTCAGTCCTTAGCACAGAATCAATCAACCCTCTACGAGCGTGATTTCTATGCCTGGTGTCAGCAGCAATCTAACCTGCTGAAAAGCCGTCAATGGCAACTTCTGGATACCAAAAACCTGATCGAGGAAATCGAGAGCTTGGGAAAGCAACAAAAGCAGGAACTCCGGAATCGTTTGGGACTTTTGATCGGGCATTTGCTGAAATGGCAGTATCAACCCCAAAAGCAGGGCAATAGCTGGAAAGCAACGATTCGGGAGCAGCGCCGTCAGATTCGGTTACTGCTGGAAGACAATCCCAGCCTACAGCCTTACCTGCAGGAAGCCCTGGACCAGGCTTATAGCTCCGGCATTGATCTGGCTATTCAGGAGACGAACCTGGATGAGGATACTTTTCCCGAAACCTGCCCCTATGCCTTAGAGCAGATTTTTGACGCGCAATTTCTGCCGGAAGTTTTATAG
- a CDS encoding glycosyltransferase family 39 protein, which yields MSNTSGRARLAALDWLRLLLLLLMLIGIAFRFVNLDRKVFWHDEVYTSMRAAGYTRGEIDQDLFQNRILTAPDLQQYQRLKPGSNAGDTIASLVNEDPQHPPLYFLLARFWMRIFGSSLTAVRSLPTLLSLLALPLMAGLAWELFHSRLTALLAVALLAISPFDILFAQTARQYSLLTMVAIGSSYLLLRAMRLGSRAAWGLYVLSSTIGLYTHPFFGLTLLAQGSYVLLLWGWQKLRPSRTVLVVPFPASFLAAIATTLLLYSPWIYVLLTRSGRAMATTDWARIKVGLFYLIKLWLLSFTALFFDLDFGFDNPWTYVPRIILASLVGWGLTLICRRTDRRTWLFVLTTILVPFLALVLPDLLLGGKRSAVSRYLISCYPGIQLAMAYLLAAGLQSGKFLWRGITALLVTGSILSCTVSALAETWWSKDLSYFNADVIRQLNARPAPLVICDMGSDFTNTGDLISLSYGLKPEVQFLLLGAMPRLDLGDRTPVLVWRPSPQVEDLIAKRGTRLRLISAPDRLWEVEK from the coding sequence ATGAGCAATACATCAGGACGCGCCCGGCTGGCTGCTCTGGACTGGTTACGCTTGCTGCTCCTGCTCCTAATGCTGATAGGGATTGCCTTTCGTTTTGTCAACCTCGATCGCAAGGTCTTCTGGCATGACGAGGTCTACACCTCCATGCGGGCTGCTGGATATACTCGGGGGGAGATCGATCAGGACCTGTTTCAGAATCGCATCCTCACGGCTCCTGACCTGCAGCAGTATCAGCGCCTGAAGCCGGGAAGTAATGCTGGGGATACGATCGCGTCTCTGGTCAACGAAGATCCCCAACATCCTCCCCTATACTTTTTGCTGGCCCGCTTTTGGATGCGGATCTTTGGTAGTTCTCTGACTGCAGTGCGATCGCTGCCTACCCTGCTCAGCCTGCTGGCCCTACCCCTGATGGCGGGTCTGGCCTGGGAACTCTTCCACTCCCGTCTCACAGCTCTGCTGGCGGTGGCTCTGCTGGCTATTTCTCCCTTCGATATCCTGTTCGCCCAGACGGCCCGTCAGTACAGCCTGTTGACGATGGTTGCCATTGGGAGCAGCTATTTGCTGCTGCGGGCCATGCGCCTGGGCAGCAGAGCAGCCTGGGGACTGTATGTTTTAAGCAGTACGATCGGGCTTTATACCCATCCCTTTTTCGGGCTGACCCTGCTGGCCCAGGGTAGTTATGTTCTCCTCCTGTGGGGCTGGCAAAAATTACGCCCCAGCCGGACTGTTCTGGTGGTCCCCTTTCCTGCCTCCTTCCTGGCGGCGATCGCCACGACCCTGCTGCTCTATAGCCCCTGGATCTATGTCCTCCTGACCCGGTCTGGACGGGCGATGGCCACCACCGATTGGGCCAGAATCAAAGTGGGCCTGTTCTATCTGATCAAACTCTGGCTACTCAGTTTCACCGCTCTGTTCTTTGATCTGGATTTCGGGTTTGACAACCCCTGGACCTACGTTCCCCGTATCATCCTTGCCAGTTTGGTTGGGTGGGGCCTGACTTTAATCTGCCGCCGCACCGATCGTCGGACCTGGCTCTTTGTGCTGACGACAATTTTGGTGCCATTCCTGGCTCTGGTTCTGCCGGATCTGCTTCTGGGCGGGAAACGATCGGCGGTCAGCCGCTACCTGATTTCCTGTTACCCCGGTATTCAGTTGGCAATGGCTTATCTCCTGGCCGCAGGGCTCCAATCCGGCAAATTTCTCTGGCGTGGCATCACGGCACTCCTGGTGACCGGAAGTATTCTGTCCTGTACGGTCAGTGCCCTGGCAGAAACCTGGTGGAGTAAGGACTTGAGCTACTTTAATGCCGATGTGATCCGTCAGCTCAATGCCCGACCTGCTCCCCTTGTGATCTGTGACATGGGCAGCGATTTTACCAACACCGGGGATTTAATTTCCCTCAGCTATGGGCTGAAACCGGAGGTGCAGTTTTTGCTCTTGGGAGCAATGCCCCGGTTGGACCTGGGCGATCGGACCCCAGTTCTCGTCTGGAGACCCTCGCCCCAAGTGGAGGATCTGATCGCTAAGCGTGGGACCCGTCTACGCCTGATTTCCGCCCCCGATCGTCTCTGGGAAGTCGAAAAATAA